The genome window CGGTCATGATCGGTAATGCTCCTTTTCTCATTGTGGGTGTTCTTTTTCTGATGGGGCTTATCGCAGTGCTTACTGAGAAGAACCTCGTTAAGATCGCTATCGGAGTCAGCATTATAGAGTCCGCAACGAATATGTTCCTTATCGCGTTGGGATATAGGTCGGGAGGCGCCATTCCTGTGCGGTTCCTTGCTGGAGGCGAGAAACTCATGGTATTGCCCACTCCTCAGGCTCTGACTCTGACGGCCATTGTTATTGCTATGGCGACAACAGCTCTTATGCTATCGCTGATTATGCTTCTTTATCGCCATTATGGAACGTTGAATATTGACGAGATACGGAGGTTGCGAGGATGAACTGGCAAGAACATCTACCAGCACTAATTCTGGCCATTCCTCTCTTAGGCGCCTTCGCAACGCCCCTATTCTCTTTAGGTGGAAAGACGCTGCGAAATGTCTGGATGGTCAGCATTTCATTTTTAACGTTGGTTCTGGCCTTCTTTATTTGGAAGTATGTTGGAGCCAACGGCGTAATGGTTTACGTTATGGGAGCTGAAAAAGCAACCCTGGCTCTTCCGTCAGGCATGACGTATCCCGTAAGAATCATTCTTGAGATAGACGGAATGAGTGCGTTCATGGCCCTTGCCGGTTCCATCGTTTCTTTTGCAGGTGCAGTCTATTCGGTTCAGTTTATGGATCGTTTCACGGGAATGAACCGCTTTACGTCACTCTATTTCCTTCTGACGGCAGGTATGTTGGGGCTCATGATCACCGGTGACCTCTTCAACTTCTTTGTCTTTCTCGAGATTGCATCGGTGGCTTCCTTCGGTTTGATCGCCTTCTGGAGAGATAAACCGGAAGCAATAGAAGCCAGTTTCAAATATATGTTGATCTCGCAGCTTTCGGCCATGATGGTTCTTATTGCCATAGGAACCCTCTACGGACGTTACAATGTCTTAAATATGGCTGGAGTGGCGAGTATGCTTCACCTCGGTTTTGCCGAAAAGTTTGTGCTGGCCTTTCTGGTTGTGGCCTTGGCTACGAAGTGTGGAACGTTCCCCATGCACATGTGGAT of Aminobacterium sp. MB27-C1 contains these proteins:
- a CDS encoding sodium:proton antiporter gives rise to the protein MIGNAPFLIVGVLFLMGLIAVLTEKNLVKIAIGVSIIESATNMFLIALGYRSGGAIPVRFLAGGEKLMVLPTPQALTLTAIVIAMATTALMLSLIMLLYRHYGTLNIDEIRRLRG